The Lysinibacillus pakistanensis genome includes a window with the following:
- a CDS encoding VOC family protein, whose translation MHEFYQMPLFVKLKVKNIEKSKVWYKNVLDFHSVFDFPDDKGTVSMTHLRGEKYQDLMLIKDEKVNASSSVIINLFSHNIHNIYQSALENKTSIIQEPTVTPWNAKELTIKDPDGYIFTITESIDSNKSFDCVIENVKGKFDRKE comes from the coding sequence ATGCATGAATTTTATCAAATGCCTTTATTTGTAAAGTTAAAAGTGAAAAATATTGAAAAATCGAAAGTCTGGTATAAAAACGTATTAGATTTTCATTCAGTGTTTGATTTTCCTGACGATAAAGGAACAGTATCAATGACACATTTAAGAGGGGAAAAGTACCAAGATTTGATGTTAATCAAGGATGAAAAGGTCAACGCTTCTAGTTCAGTAATTATTAATTTATTCTCTCATAATATTCATAATATTTATCAATCTGCGCTGGAAAACAAAACAAGTATTATTCAAGAACCAACCGTTACACCATGGAATGCAAAAGAATTAACTATAAAAGATCCAGATGGATATATTTTCACAATAACAGAGAGTATCGATTCTAATAAAAGCTTTGATTGTGTAATTGAAAATGTTAAAGGAAAATTTGATAGAAAAGAATAG
- a CDS encoding YidH family protein has translation MSNNPLEQEVGSKQLKYAQQHLANERTYLAWIRTAISILGVAFLATSLHFAIGTVWNFWVDFLSAIIGLLACLFGLLIIFTATMNYSAKRKQILNEAFIPSNRHIVWISYFLIVLILMVIIYFIMISLS, from the coding sequence ATGTCAAATAACCCGCTAGAACAAGAAGTAGGAAGTAAGCAATTAAAGTATGCTCAGCAACATTTAGCCAATGAAAGAACATATTTAGCGTGGATTAGAACAGCAATTTCAATATTAGGTGTTGCTTTCTTAGCAACAAGTTTACACTTTGCTATTGGGACTGTTTGGAATTTTTGGGTGGATTTTTTATCAGCAATCATTGGTTTGTTGGCATGTCTATTTGGATTATTAATTATATTCACAGCTACAATGAATTATTCTGCAAAAAGAAAACAAATATTAAATGAAGCGTTTATACCTTCTAATAGACATATTGTTTGGATATCTTATTTTTTAATTGTATTGATTTTGATGGTAATAATCTACTTTATTATGATTAGTTTATCTTAG
- a CDS encoding S66 family peptidase yields the protein MRIPMKLKQGDEIRVIAPSRSIKILSEDGIQLAKKRLEQLGLKVTFGKHVEVCDLQSSSSIEQRIEDLHDAFSDKNVKGILTVIGGFNSNELLPYIDYELLKANPKILCGFSDITALANAITAKCNFITYSGPHFSSFQMTGLQDYQTTFFKNCLMNEESYLLQPSAKWSDDLWFLDQENRVYEETKWKIYSKGSTTGTLFGGNLCTLNLLHGTEYIPHLKDCILYVEDDELIIPELFARDLTSLLQVSEGIKGLLIGRFQKVSNMTEEQLHFILDKHPQLQNIPVIYDLDFGHTQPIMTLPIGGTISIDTQDFKLKLNTF from the coding sequence ATGAGAATACCAATGAAATTAAAACAAGGTGATGAAATTCGAGTTATTGCACCTAGCCGCAGTATAAAAATATTATCTGAGGATGGTATCCAGTTAGCAAAGAAGCGTCTTGAACAATTAGGATTAAAAGTGACCTTTGGAAAGCATGTTGAAGTCTGTGATCTACAAAGTTCTTCCTCAATTGAACAACGCATTGAGGATCTGCATGATGCTTTTTCAGATAAAAATGTAAAGGGAATTTTGACGGTAATTGGTGGTTTTAATAGTAATGAATTACTTCCTTATATAGATTATGAATTACTAAAAGCAAATCCAAAAATACTATGCGGTTTTAGTGATATTACGGCACTTGCAAATGCCATTACAGCGAAATGTAATTTTATCACATATTCAGGCCCACACTTTTCAAGTTTTCAAATGACAGGGCTACAAGATTATCAAACGACCTTCTTTAAAAATTGTTTGATGAACGAAGAGTCATACTTATTACAGCCATCAGCAAAATGGAGTGATGATTTATGGTTTTTAGACCAAGAAAATCGTGTTTACGAAGAAACAAAATGGAAAATTTATTCAAAAGGAAGTACTACAGGAACGCTATTTGGCGGAAATCTATGTACACTTAATTTATTGCATGGAACAGAGTACATACCCCATTTAAAAGATTGCATTTTATATGTGGAAGATGATGAATTAATAATACCTGAGTTGTTCGCAAGAGATTTAACCTCTTTATTGCAAGTTAGCGAAGGTATAAAAGGTTTATTAATTGGACGTTTTCAAAAAGTGTCCAACATGACAGAAGAACAACTTCATTTCATTTTAGATAAACATCCGCAATTACAAAATATTCCTGTAATCTATGATTTGGATTTCGGTCATACACAGCCTATTATGACATTACCTATCGGGGGCACTATCAGTATCGATACACAAGATTTTAAATTAAAACTAAATACTTTTTAA
- a CDS encoding HAD-IIB family hydrolase — protein MKFVFDIDGTICFDGKTIDVSICEVFDELLKAKHEIVFASARPIRDLLPVLPEQFRQLPMIGGNGAFTFECGKIQVEYFKSDILQQLFACIRSNQLTYLADSDWDYAFTGDTNHPVYIHIDKTRAKNRDIAELQQICKLILFHPSEEVLQEVLKLPVSVVAYKNEHAIDISPLGVNKVKGLHKLKIDEFIAFGNDSNDQCLFEHAIHSVCIGNHDVHRYATETINRAEIPATIRKIIKNFGGIK, from the coding sequence ATGAAATTTGTATTTGATATTGATGGAACTATTTGTTTCGATGGAAAAACAATTGATGTGTCTATTTGTGAAGTTTTCGATGAATTATTAAAAGCTAAGCATGAAATTGTCTTTGCTTCTGCCAGACCTATTCGTGATCTACTACCAGTCTTACCTGAGCAGTTTCGACAATTGCCCATGATTGGCGGAAACGGAGCTTTCACGTTTGAATGTGGGAAAATTCAAGTAGAATATTTCAAAAGTGATATTTTACAACAGCTTTTCGCTTGTATTCGCTCAAATCAATTAACTTATTTAGCTGATAGTGATTGGGATTATGCGTTTACAGGAGATACCAACCACCCAGTTTACATACATATTGATAAAACAAGAGCTAAGAATCGCGATATTGCTGAATTGCAACAAATATGTAAGCTGATCCTGTTTCACCCATCAGAAGAGGTGCTACAAGAGGTATTAAAATTACCTGTTTCAGTTGTAGCATATAAAAATGAACATGCAATTGATATTAGTCCACTTGGTGTGAATAAAGTGAAGGGGCTTCATAAATTAAAGATTGATGAATTTATTGCGTTTGGAAATGACAGTAATGATCAATGTTTATTTGAACATGCCATTCATAGTGTTTGCATTGGAAATCATGATGTCCACCGCTATGCTACTGAAACGATTAATAGAGCAGAAATTCCTGCTACAATTAGGAAAATCATTAAAAATTTTGGAGGAATAAAATGA
- a CDS encoding Crp/Fnr family transcriptional regulator yields the protein MQFETFTQIYGYTFQREFKKNVEIRRYDSNDYILKVGEAIAGLYFLLEGKYYVSSPEITGKELLLRYCQKPAIMGDVEIFQNCLVQSNCIAAETCLLLFVPYALYEQHLKHDSAFTQMLLQELAYKLRTCTISSRVNALSSVSTRLAAYLCTIESTSLFKQYIMTNTLDEVASLIGTTKRHLNRVLKQWSDEGIIQRKEEMIQIINWSKIEEISENVRFE from the coding sequence ATGCAGTTCGAAACATTTACTCAAATTTATGGTTATACCTTTCAAAGGGAGTTCAAAAAGAATGTAGAAATCCGTAGGTATGACTCAAATGACTATATTTTAAAAGTGGGAGAAGCTATCGCTGGTCTCTATTTTTTATTAGAAGGGAAATATTATGTTTCTAGTCCTGAAATCACAGGAAAGGAATTGTTATTAAGATACTGCCAAAAGCCTGCCATTATGGGGGATGTTGAAATCTTTCAAAACTGCTTGGTTCAGTCAAATTGTATAGCTGCTGAGACATGTCTTTTGCTATTTGTACCGTATGCTCTCTATGAACAACATTTAAAACATGACAGTGCATTTACACAAATGCTTTTACAAGAGCTGGCATATAAACTTCGGACATGCACGATATCCTCTAGAGTGAACGCTCTTTCCTCTGTTTCTACACGTTTAGCTGCGTATTTATGTACAATTGAATCGACTTCACTTTTTAAGCAATATATTATGACAAACACACTGGATGAGGTGGCTTCACTTATAGGTACAACAAAAAGACATTTAAATCGGGTATTAAAGCAGTGGTCAGATGAAGGAATTATTCAGCGGAAAGAAGAAATGATTCAAATTATCAACTGGAGTAAAATTGAGGAGATTTCAGAAAATGTACGATTTGAATAA
- a CDS encoding serine hydrolase domain-containing protein, which yields MEDLLKNISFNGAVYYEKHGQIQQYYLGYQDISEQHPISRNSQFNLASLSKMYTAVMTFQLIEKGQLQLEDKISKWFNVPHFTNVTVAHLLTHTSGIPEYITEDFIISVETFVEMALPQHTQNEHWSYSNTNYVLLAKIIEKVSGSSYEICLQQYIARPLNLTSTTTQPKRQYEAQGHMYDYEEQRYKKANNDPYLNKSEKYNNVYGDGGIYATVAEVAMFLKAFLQGRYISKESMKSMLTSTEVAEHYSYGFIIQDDWVGHTGGWFGCSAQAFINTSTKDIVVLATNQEVFPQYEQEIMNYIMGIQYSVDAPKHIEILALSNEDDITGQYELADELNTRFTIIKDRQFMISFEHQLSVPLYKIDESYYWVRNTMSYVDVENQLFIDEGVEVPYQKVN from the coding sequence GTGGAAGATTTACTTAAAAACATCTCGTTTAATGGTGCAGTTTATTATGAGAAACATGGACAAATCCAGCAGTATTATCTTGGTTATCAAGATATCTCAGAACAACATCCTATTTCTAGAAATTCACAATTTAATCTAGCATCGTTAAGTAAAATGTATACAGCAGTAATGACATTTCAGCTAATTGAGAAAGGACAGCTACAATTAGAAGATAAAATTTCAAAATGGTTTAACGTACCTCATTTTACAAATGTAACAGTTGCACACTTACTTACACACACATCTGGTATTCCAGAATATATTACAGAAGATTTTATAATAAGTGTTGAAACATTTGTTGAAATGGCACTACCACAACATACACAGAATGAGCATTGGTCTTATAGCAATACGAATTATGTTTTACTTGCTAAAATTATTGAAAAAGTCAGCGGCTCATCGTATGAAATATGTTTACAACAATATATTGCAAGACCATTAAATCTGACTAGTACAACAACACAGCCTAAAAGACAATACGAAGCACAAGGTCATATGTATGATTATGAGGAGCAACGATATAAAAAGGCAAATAATGACCCATACTTAAACAAAAGTGAAAAATATAATAATGTATATGGTGACGGTGGTATTTATGCGACAGTGGCAGAGGTAGCAATGTTTTTAAAAGCATTTTTGCAAGGTCGGTACATTAGCAAAGAGAGTATGAAATCCATGTTAACATCAACAGAAGTCGCTGAGCATTATAGTTATGGTTTTATCATTCAAGATGACTGGGTTGGTCATACAGGTGGATGGTTCGGTTGTTCAGCGCAAGCTTTTATTAATACATCCACTAAGGATATTGTTGTTTTAGCAACGAATCAAGAAGTGTTTCCCCAATATGAACAAGAAATTATGAATTACATAATGGGAATACAATATTCTGTAGACGCACCAAAACATATAGAAATTTTAGCGCTCTCTAATGAGGATGATATTACAGGTCAATATGAATTAGCAGATGAACTTAACACAAGATTTACAATCATAAAGGATAGGCAATTTATGATTTCATTTGAACATCAGTTGTCTGTGCCACTTTATAAAATAGATGAATCGTATTATTGGGTACGCAATACGATGAGTTATGTAGATGTTGAGAATCAATTATTTATCGATGAAGGAGTTGAAGTACCTTATCAAAAAGTCAATTGA
- a CDS encoding MarR family winged helix-turn-helix transcriptional regulator — protein sequence MSLYEQVKRINEAEYMINRLIYKHYKQYLNSGITTQQAVVLDIVYLAKRITVGEIAIEMNISSSAVSQLIAKLEKNKYIKREINLQNRREVFITLAENGLEYFSKQDYVEQQIADKIYSKLSSKELDELERIVGKLRRIAMKEL from the coding sequence TTGTCCTTATATGAACAGGTTAAGCGTATTAATGAAGCAGAATATATGATAAACCGTTTGATATATAAACATTATAAGCAATATCTAAATAGCGGCATTACAACACAACAAGCCGTTGTATTAGATATTGTATATTTAGCAAAACGTATTACGGTGGGTGAAATTGCGATTGAAATGAATATTAGCTCTAGCGCAGTTAGCCAATTAATAGCGAAGTTGGAAAAGAATAAATATATCAAACGAGAAATTAATCTACAAAATCGCCGTGAAGTATTTATAACGTTAGCTGAAAATGGATTAGAGTATTTTTCGAAGCAAGATTATGTTGAACAGCAGATCGCAGATAAAATTTACAGCAAACTTTCATCAAAAGAGTTAGACGAATTAGAACGCATTGTTGGAAAATTAAGGAGGATAGCGATGAAGGAATTATAA
- a CDS encoding DUF6773 family protein yields MIWNSKHLDERVKNLQNKIYKEIYVIVIIACIISIIYKFTTMEMSLQNVTTEWLIILITSIYYFIRSAFLGIFTDEVELHDSKHKVKLSTKYIILGVAMGMFFAIILGINSAFNYADSTQEAIYFFFLVFFVSLFMYALFFAGFLMLMYAAAKKKSDKVVQHILEEKDSKW; encoded by the coding sequence ATGATCTGGAACTCGAAACATTTGGATGAACGTGTGAAAAACCTGCAAAACAAAATCTATAAAGAAATCTATGTGATTGTTATTATTGCCTGCATAATATCCATCATATATAAATTTACGACAATGGAAATGTCCTTACAAAATGTAACAACAGAATGGCTCATAATTTTAATCACATCTATTTATTATTTTATAAGATCGGCTTTTCTTGGCATTTTTACTGATGAAGTGGAGCTACACGATAGTAAGCATAAAGTTAAATTAAGTACTAAATATATTATACTTGGTGTTGCGATGGGAATGTTTTTTGCCATTATTTTAGGTATTAACAGTGCATTTAACTACGCAGATAGTACTCAAGAAGCCATCTATTTTTTCTTTCTTGTATTCTTTGTTTCATTGTTTATGTATGCACTATTCTTTGCAGGATTTTTAATGTTGATGTATGCAGCTGCTAAAAAGAAGAGTGATAAAGTCGTGCAACATATTTTAGAAGAGAAAGATAGCAAGTGGTGA
- a CDS encoding helix-turn-helix transcriptional regulator, whose product MKNIRLKMARTEHDLSQGELAEIVGVTRQTIGLIELGKYNPTLNLCIAICKTLNKTLDELFWEE is encoded by the coding sequence GTGAAAAACATACGTTTGAAAATGGCTCGAACAGAGCATGATCTTTCACAGGGAGAGTTGGCGGAAATAGTAGGTGTTACTCGCCAAACAATTGGTTTAATTGAATTAGGTAAATATAATCCGACTTTAAATTTATGTATTGCCATATGTAAAACATTAAATAAAACCCTAGATGAATTGTTCTGGGAAGAGTAA
- the ltrA gene encoding group II intron reverse transcriptase/maturase, whose translation MKKQDGIHLIDRIVTNGNLWRAYKKVKENGGAPGVDGITVHELKSHLRKHFEPLKIKLRDGTYQPQPVKRVAIPKSDGTKRYLGIPCVLDRVVQQAILQVIDPIIDPHFSKKSFGFRKGRNAHQAIELAEQYYQEGYRTVVDCDLKSYFDTIHHQRLRAYLEEFITDKIVLKLIWKFLRSGILDKDTYVETTEGAPQGGPLSPILANVYLNKLDRELEKRGHRFIRYADDFVIYVKTPRAGERVMASVKKYIEENLGLTINEKKSKVCGATSATFLGFNIQNLKGKLDADRVNLLNNDSKIN comes from the coding sequence ATGAAGAAACAAGATGGTATCCATTTAATCGATAGAATCGTTACCAACGGCAATTTATGGAGAGCTTATAAAAAGGTAAAAGAAAATGGAGGGGCTCCGGGCGTAGATGGAATAACAGTTCACGAACTAAAATCTCACCTGCGGAAACATTTTGAGCCACTCAAAATCAAGCTAAGAGATGGCACTTACCAACCGCAACCAGTGAAAAGGGTGGCTATTCCAAAATCGGATGGCACGAAGAGATATTTAGGGATTCCTTGCGTACTCGACCGGGTAGTCCAACAAGCGATTCTACAAGTAATTGATCCAATCATTGATCCGCATTTTTCAAAGAAAAGTTTCGGCTTCCGGAAAGGAAGAAACGCACATCAAGCAATCGAACTCGCCGAACAATACTATCAAGAAGGATATCGAACGGTGGTGGACTGTGATTTAAAAAGCTATTTTGATACAATCCATCACCAACGACTAAGAGCGTATCTAGAAGAATTCATTACAGATAAGATTGTCCTCAAACTCATTTGGAAATTCTTACGTTCAGGTATTCTTGATAAAGATACTTACGTTGAAACAACGGAGGGAGCTCCGCAAGGTGGTCCGCTGTCTCCTATTCTAGCAAATGTTTACTTAAATAAACTAGATAGAGAACTGGAAAAACGAGGACATCGTTTTATCCGATACGCGGATGACTTTGTGATATACGTGAAAACGCCTAGAGCGGGAGAACGTGTCATGGCAAGTGTGAAGAAATATATCGAAGAAAATTTAGGTCTAACGATTAATGAAAAGAAAAGTAAAGTATGCGGTGCAACAAGCGCTACATTCCTAGGTTTTAACATACAAAACTTAAAGGGAAAGTTGGATGCCGACCGAGTAAATCTGCTAAACAACGATTCAAAGATAAATTAA
- a CDS encoding group II intron maturase-specific domain-containing protein, translated as MAGTFEEIAKRINQTTVGWINYYGIANMKAFIKETQGWLNHRLRQLILKRWKKPKTKYAKLRQYGIDHDDAMKIAYSRKGYWRLSRNEIIHRAITNEKLTKWGLKDITQLYELRYLRD; from the coding sequence ATAGCAGGAACGTTTGAAGAGATTGCGAAAAGAATCAATCAAACAACGGTTGGATGGATTAATTACTATGGAATTGCCAATATGAAAGCCTTCATAAAAGAAACACAAGGTTGGTTAAACCATCGATTGCGTCAACTCATCTTGAAGAGATGGAAGAAACCAAAAACGAAATATGCGAAACTACGTCAATATGGAATTGACCATGATGATGCGATGAAAATAGCCTATTCGAGAAAAGGGTATTGGCGACTATCGAGAAACGAGATTATCCATCGAGCGATAACAAATGAAAAGCTCACAAAGTGGGGATTGAAAGATATAACCCAGCTTTATGAGCTCAGATACTTAAGGGATTGA
- a CDS encoding MATE family efflux transporter — translation MNEQLLQDDKKLQKSFFNFLIPVMLANVLQSLGQVFGMFIVGRNLGVDALAAISAFFPFFFFLMAFAIGIGSGSSILVGQTYGAGNHEKMKEVVGVTLAFTTILSIAVAIFGGFFIEWILRFMQTPANILEPSISYAQILFFTLPIMFWYFVYTTFMRGVGDSKTPFLFLVISVVLNIAFLPPLVFGWLGLPKFGLNGAAYASVLSNLVTMLLLLGYLHKTKHLLRLDKSILKHFKLKKDILVSLLKLAIPSSISMVAISVAEIAVIGFVNVYGSDATAAYGVVNQVASYAQVPAMSIAIATSVFVAQALGANSTEMIKKIRLLGVRINYILGGLIILIMYLFAEPILSLFIDSHNTVLIAKDYLYITFWSYLIFGHTQTVSATMRATGVVLWPTIFLVIAIWVVEVPLAFILSHHTSLELNGVWLAYPVTFCVHFVLQYAYFKLGWQKRTLKAMLSD, via the coding sequence ATGAACGAACAGCTACTACAAGATGATAAAAAACTACAAAAATCTTTCTTCAACTTTTTAATTCCTGTTATGCTAGCGAATGTCTTGCAATCATTAGGACAGGTATTTGGGATGTTTATTGTTGGACGCAATTTAGGTGTCGATGCACTAGCAGCAATTTCTGCATTTTTTCCATTTTTCTTCTTTTTAATGGCATTTGCGATTGGCATTGGCTCAGGGAGCTCAATTTTGGTTGGGCAAACTTACGGAGCTGGCAATCATGAGAAAATGAAGGAGGTTGTCGGGGTAACCCTCGCCTTTACGACAATATTATCAATTGCTGTTGCCATTTTCGGAGGGTTTTTCATAGAATGGATTTTACGCTTTATGCAAACACCCGCCAACATATTAGAGCCGAGTATTAGCTATGCCCAAATATTATTTTTCACACTTCCAATTATGTTTTGGTATTTTGTGTATACAACCTTTATGCGCGGTGTTGGCGATTCAAAAACACCCTTTTTATTTTTAGTAATCAGTGTAGTTTTAAATATCGCATTTCTTCCTCCGTTAGTATTTGGTTGGTTAGGACTGCCTAAGTTTGGCTTAAATGGCGCTGCCTATGCTTCTGTTTTATCCAATCTTGTAACGATGCTATTATTACTAGGATACCTGCACAAAACAAAGCATTTACTGCGTTTAGACAAATCAATTTTAAAGCATTTCAAATTAAAGAAAGACATCTTAGTTTCCTTATTAAAACTAGCGATTCCATCAAGTATTAGTATGGTGGCAATTTCTGTAGCGGAAATTGCAGTTATTGGCTTTGTAAATGTCTATGGCTCAGATGCTACTGCTGCCTATGGTGTGGTTAATCAGGTAGCGAGCTATGCACAAGTACCAGCGATGAGTATAGCGATTGCAACCTCAGTATTTGTTGCCCAAGCTCTAGGTGCAAACTCTACGGAAATGATCAAAAAAATCCGTCTCTTAGGTGTGCGTATTAACTATATTTTAGGCGGCCTCATTATTTTAATCATGTATTTATTTGCGGAGCCTATCCTATCTTTATTTATAGATTCACATAATACTGTGCTAATCGCTAAGGATTATTTATATATTACATTTTGGAGCTATTTAATTTTTGGACATACACAAACAGTTTCAGCTACGATGAGAGCTACAGGAGTAGTTTTATGGCCAACCATCTTCTTAGTTATTGCCATTTGGGTTGTTGAGGTGCCATTAGCGTTTATACTATCACATCACACTTCACTCGAGTTAAATGGTGTCTGGTTAGCCTACCCTGTTACCTTCTGCGTACATTTTGTGTTACAGTATGCATATTTCAAGCTAGGCTGGCAAAAACGAACTTTAAAAGCAATGCTAAGCGATTAA
- a CDS encoding DUF6530 family protein: protein MKIPTHLKHKPVIVAENYANIDGRTAYHTDAQGLSLGLAQWNDRGKVDISAKVWRHTGGKWSRQSEELPLHRVLDLAILVCEAQLYFKDAYRYENLYDENNPVLKRVGLQGDAMTVEVCTENEQINEDIQLFQQALSDNGELIGERLRTLSRILKDMGY, encoded by the coding sequence ATGAAAATACCTACGCATTTAAAACATAAACCAGTTATTGTGGCTGAAAATTACGCCAATATTGATGGACGTACTGCCTATCATACTGATGCACAGGGCCTATCACTTGGCTTAGCTCAATGGAACGATCGAGGGAAGGTTGATATTTCTGCCAAGGTGTGGCGTCATACTGGTGGTAAATGGTCTCGCCAATCGGAGGAACTTCCTCTTCATCGTGTACTTGACCTCGCTATTTTAGTGTGTGAAGCCCAGCTTTATTTTAAGGATGCTTATCGCTATGAAAATTTATATGACGAAAACAACCCAGTACTTAAACGTGTTGGCTTACAAGGTGATGCCATGACAGTGGAAGTATGCACAGAAAATGAACAAATTAATGAGGATATTCAGCTCTTTCAACAAGCATTGAGTGATAATGGTGAACTTATTGGAGAACGTTTACGCACACTATCACGTATTTTAAAGGATATGGGCTATTAA